The Streptomyces achromogenes genome window below encodes:
- a CDS encoding phosphatase domain-containing protein: MNESSRRPLAVFDLDNTLADTAHRQRFLERRPRDWDAFFAAAPDDPPIPEGVALALSSAEECEVVYLTGRPERCRRDTQEWLAAQGLPKGRVHMRRNGDRRPARLAKLEILRGLARDRTVRVLVDDDELVCADAERAGFAVVRARWTAPSAELEQAQEGEGRT, translated from the coding sequence GTGAACGAGAGCAGCAGGCGGCCCCTCGCGGTGTTCGACCTGGACAACACCCTCGCCGACACGGCCCACCGGCAGCGGTTCCTGGAGCGCAGGCCGCGCGACTGGGACGCGTTCTTCGCGGCCGCGCCGGACGATCCGCCGATCCCCGAAGGCGTCGCGCTGGCGCTGTCCAGCGCCGAGGAGTGCGAGGTCGTCTACCTCACCGGCCGGCCCGAGCGCTGCCGGCGCGACACGCAGGAGTGGCTCGCCGCGCAGGGGTTGCCGAAGGGGCGCGTGCACATGCGGCGCAACGGCGACCGCCGGCCGGCCCGGCTCGCCAAGCTGGAGATCCTGCGCGGGCTCGCCCGTGACCGGACCGTGCGTGTCCTGGTGGACGACGACGAGCTGGTCTGCGCCGACGCCGAACGGGCCGGGTTCGCCGTCGTGCGGGCGCGCTGGACCGCTCCTTCGGCCGAGCTGGAACAGGCGCAGGAGGGTGAAGGCCGTACCTGA
- the rpmF gene encoding 50S ribosomal protein L32, giving the protein MAVPKRKTSRSNTRHRRAQWKATAPALVPVTVDGVRHLVPQRLLKAYERGLLHPEG; this is encoded by the coding sequence ATGGCCGTTCCCAAACGGAAGACGTCCCGCAGCAACACCCGCCACCGCCGCGCCCAGTGGAAGGCGACCGCACCGGCCCTGGTGCCGGTCACCGTCGACGGTGTGCGTCACCTCGTCCCCCAGCGTCTGCTGAAGGCGTACGAGCGCGGCCTGCTGCACCCCGAGGGCTGA
- a CDS encoding NAD-dependent epimerase/dehydratase family protein yields the protein MSTDPVGTSVLVTGGSGFVAAHLVQQLLARGYRVHTTVRSTANAAKCGPLHALQDAFPGRLDLFEADLLTEGSFDEAMRACAVVFHVASPFLMPEKIKDGRRDVVEPALRGTRNVVASIERTPTVRRLVLTSTVGAIFGDYADVRQMDGGTLSEKYVNTTSTVENNPYHYAKTVAEQAAWEAEAAQDRWRMVSLNPGLILGPSLTPSSDSGSLFLLDELFKGYFFYGAPDFSFTTVDVRDVAAAHIAAAEHPGAHGRYILAAEEMTSFHRMAKILLEQHPRNLRLPRTALPHWPVRVLGPAFGLSQAYIRSHLGIRFRVDNRRSIDELGLVYRPIEETVTDHYRAWREQRARRSSALSGVRR from the coding sequence GTGAGTACGGATCCGGTCGGCACATCGGTGCTGGTGACGGGCGGCAGCGGCTTCGTGGCCGCTCATCTCGTCCAGCAGCTCCTCGCACGCGGCTACCGCGTGCACACCACCGTGCGCTCCACGGCGAACGCGGCCAAGTGCGGCCCGCTGCACGCGCTCCAGGACGCCTTTCCCGGCCGCCTCGACCTCTTCGAGGCCGACCTGCTGACCGAGGGCTCCTTCGACGAGGCGATGCGGGCCTGCGCGGTGGTCTTCCATGTCGCCTCGCCGTTCCTGATGCCGGAGAAGATCAAGGACGGCCGGCGGGACGTCGTGGAACCCGCCCTGCGGGGCACCCGCAACGTCGTGGCGTCGATCGAGCGCACGCCGACGGTCCGCCGGCTCGTCCTCACCTCCACGGTGGGCGCGATCTTCGGCGACTACGCCGACGTACGGCAGATGGACGGCGGGACGCTGTCGGAGAAGTACGTCAACACCACCAGCACGGTGGAGAACAACCCCTACCACTACGCCAAGACGGTCGCCGAACAGGCGGCCTGGGAGGCCGAGGCCGCGCAGGACCGCTGGCGCATGGTCTCCCTCAACCCCGGCCTGATCCTGGGCCCTTCGCTCACCCCGTCCTCCGACTCGGGCAGCCTGTTCCTGCTGGACGAACTGTTCAAGGGCTACTTCTTCTACGGCGCCCCGGACTTCAGTTTCACCACGGTCGACGTGCGGGACGTGGCCGCGGCCCACATCGCGGCCGCCGAACACCCCGGCGCCCACGGCCGGTACATCCTCGCCGCCGAGGAGATGACCTCCTTCCACCGGATGGCGAAGATCCTCCTGGAGCAGCACCCGAGGAACCTGCGCCTGCCCCGGACGGCCCTTCCGCACTGGCCGGTCCGCGTCCTCGGGCCCGCCTTCGGCCTCTCCCAGGCCTACATCCGCAGCCACCTCGGCATCCGCTTCCGCGTCGACAACCGCAGGAGCATCGACGAACTGGGGCTCGTCTACCGCCCGATCGAGGAGACCGTGACGGACCACTACCGGGCCTGGCGGGAGCAGCGCGCCCGCCGGAGCAGCGCGCTCAGCGGCGTCCGGCGGTGA
- a CDS encoding lysophospholipid acyltransferase family protein, translating to MSVWLPAAPCTPVACVRGTASRTGVPRAVLRLTAVAVLVLAGAALSPLGGRIPAGAVRRWSRTVVRAAGVRVRVTGASAPAAGGVLLVANHISWLDVPLLAGVRPARMLAKAEIRRWPVAGALAVRGGVLFIDRDRLRALPATVERITRVLRSGRAVAVFPEGSTWCGRAQGSFHRAVFQAALDAGALVQPVRIGYRDAAGAVSTAAAFVGDDSLLASLWRVASTRGLVAEVEVLPALAADGHADRRALAAAAGAGVLDAPRERSSLVPAAVRHGPRGRRRAVGGGRRAGRRRTAARREPAATAIPGNAVTVAPS from the coding sequence GTGAGCGTCTGGCTGCCCGCGGCGCCCTGCACTCCGGTGGCGTGTGTGCGAGGGACGGCGTCCCGTACGGGCGTCCCGAGGGCCGTGCTGCGGCTCACGGCGGTCGCCGTGCTGGTGCTGGCGGGAGCGGCGCTGTCGCCGCTCGGCGGGCGGATCCCGGCGGGCGCGGTGCGACGGTGGAGCCGCACCGTCGTCCGGGCCGCCGGGGTGCGCGTCCGAGTGACCGGCGCGAGCGCGCCGGCCGCCGGGGGAGTGCTCCTCGTCGCCAACCACATCTCCTGGCTGGACGTCCCACTGCTGGCGGGCGTCCGCCCGGCGCGGATGCTCGCCAAGGCCGAGATCCGGCGCTGGCCGGTGGCGGGCGCGCTGGCCGTGCGCGGCGGCGTGCTGTTCATCGACCGCGACCGGCTGCGCGCCCTGCCCGCCACGGTGGAACGGATCACGCGGGTGCTGCGCTCCGGCCGGGCGGTCGCCGTGTTCCCGGAGGGGAGCACCTGGTGCGGCCGGGCGCAGGGGAGCTTCCACAGGGCGGTGTTCCAGGCCGCGCTGGACGCCGGCGCCCTGGTCCAGCCGGTGCGCATCGGCTACCGCGACGCGGCCGGGGCGGTCAGCACGGCGGCCGCCTTCGTCGGCGACGACTCCCTGCTCGCCTCGCTGTGGAGGGTGGCGTCCACCCGGGGCCTGGTGGCCGAGGTCGAGGTGCTGCCCGCCCTCGCGGCGGACGGTCACGCGGACCGCAGGGCACTGGCCGCGGCGGCCGGGGCCGGGGTGCTGGACGCGCCGCGTGAGCGGTCCTCGCTCGTCCCGGCCGCCGTCCGGCACGGCCCGCGTGGCCGGCGGCGGGCGGTCGGCGGCGGGCGGCGGGCCGGTCGGCGACGGACGGCCGCGCGGCGGGAGCCGGCCGCCACGGCGATTCCCGGCAACGCGGTGACGGTTGCGCCGAGTTGA
- a CDS encoding dodecin has product MSNHTYRVTEIVGTSPDGVDQAVRNGLARASQTLRNLDWFEVTQVRGQIEDGDIAHWQVGLKVGFRLDESD; this is encoded by the coding sequence ATGTCGAACCACACCTACCGGGTCACGGAGATCGTCGGCACGTCGCCGGACGGCGTCGACCAGGCCGTCCGCAACGGGCTCGCCCGCGCCTCGCAGACGCTGCGCAACCTGGACTGGTTCGAGGTGACCCAGGTGCGCGGCCAGATCGAGGACGGCGACATCGCCCACTGGCAGGTGGGCCTGAAGGTCGGCTTCCGTCTGGACGAGTCGGACTGA
- a CDS encoding LLM class flavin-dependent oxidoreductase, with protein sequence MSSLIASARFSVLDRSRIREGHTGAQALRDTVALAQEAERLGYHRFWVSEHHGVPGVAGSAPTVLAAAVAGATDTIRVGTGGVMLPNHRPLVVAEQFGVLESLFPGRIDMGLGRSVGFTDGVRRALGRDKDDADDFAGQLQELLGWFTGASPTGVRARPSEGLAVPPFVLALGEGAEIAARAGLPLVVGDLRDRARMRRGIDRYRAGFRPSPWAAEPYVVLSGTVAVAATPEAARRLLIPEAWSTAYSRTHGTFPPLPAAEEAERRPMTAKARGFYEAGLTGGVVGDEEQVARELETVLEETGAQEVLVTTSTYDRAALLESFRRLAAIVDRERGDAPRRAAALPRA encoded by the coding sequence ATGAGCTCCCTGATCGCCTCGGCCCGCTTCTCCGTCCTCGACCGCTCGCGCATCCGTGAGGGCCACACCGGCGCGCAGGCGCTGCGGGACACCGTGGCGCTGGCGCAGGAGGCCGAGCGGCTCGGCTACCACCGGTTCTGGGTGTCGGAGCACCACGGGGTGCCGGGTGTCGCCGGGTCCGCGCCGACCGTCCTTGCGGCCGCCGTGGCCGGTGCGACCGACACCATCCGCGTCGGCACCGGCGGGGTGATGCTGCCCAACCACCGCCCGCTGGTCGTGGCCGAGCAGTTCGGCGTCCTGGAGTCCCTGTTCCCGGGCCGCATCGACATGGGGCTCGGGCGTTCGGTGGGCTTCACCGACGGGGTGCGCAGGGCGCTGGGCCGGGACAAGGACGACGCCGACGACTTCGCCGGGCAGCTGCAAGAGCTGCTCGGCTGGTTCACCGGCGCCTCGCCCACGGGGGTCCGTGCCCGGCCGTCGGAGGGTCTGGCCGTGCCGCCGTTCGTGCTGGCGCTGGGCGAGGGCGCGGAGATCGCCGCCCGCGCGGGCCTGCCGCTGGTGGTCGGCGACCTCCGCGACCGCGCGAGGATGCGGCGCGGCATCGACCGCTACCGCGCCGGCTTCCGGCCCTCGCCGTGGGCGGCGGAGCCGTACGTCGTCCTCTCGGGGACGGTCGCGGTGGCCGCGACGCCCGAGGCCGCGCGCCGGCTGCTGATACCGGAGGCCTGGTCGACGGCGTACTCGCGGACGCACGGCACCTTCCCTCCGCTGCCGGCGGCCGAGGAGGCCGAGCGGCGGCCGATGACCGCCAAGGCGCGCGGGTTCTACGAGGCCGGGCTCACCGGCGGCGTCGTCGGCGACGAGGAACAGGTCGCCCGGGAGCTCGAGACCGTGCTCGAGGAGACGGGCGCGCAGGAGGTGCTGGTGACGACCAGCACCTACGACCGGGCCGCGCTGCTGGAGTCGTTCCGGCGGCTGGCCGCGATCGTCGACCGGGAGCGCGGCGACGCCCCGCGCCGGGCGGCCGCGCTCCCGCGCGCGTAG
- a CDS encoding succinate dehydrogenase/fumarate reductase iron-sulfur subunit → MRLTLRVWRQRDTDADGAMSTYEVDGISPDMSFLEMLDTLNEELILRGDDPVAFDHDCREGICGACSLVINGDAHGPERTTSCQLHMRSFRDGDTIDVEPWRAAAFPVVKDLVVDRSAFDRIIQAGGYVTAPTGAAPEAHATPVPKPDADYAFEHAECIGCGACVAACPNGAAMLFTSAKVNHLNVLPQGAPERETRVLDMVAQMDDEGFGGCTLAGECATACPKGIPLTSITGMNREWLRATRKAAKR, encoded by the coding sequence ATGAGGCTCACCCTGCGCGTCTGGCGGCAGCGCGACACCGACGCCGACGGTGCCATGTCCACGTACGAAGTGGACGGCATCTCGCCCGACATGTCCTTCCTGGAGATGCTCGACACCCTCAACGAGGAGCTCATCCTGCGCGGCGACGATCCCGTCGCCTTCGACCACGACTGCCGCGAGGGCATCTGCGGCGCGTGCTCGCTCGTCATCAACGGCGACGCGCACGGCCCCGAGCGCACCACGTCCTGCCAGCTGCACATGCGGTCCTTCCGGGACGGCGACACCATCGACGTCGAGCCGTGGCGGGCCGCCGCCTTCCCGGTCGTCAAGGACCTGGTGGTCGACCGCAGCGCCTTCGACCGGATCATCCAGGCCGGCGGGTACGTCACCGCACCCACCGGCGCCGCGCCCGAGGCGCATGCCACACCGGTGCCCAAGCCGGACGCCGACTACGCCTTCGAGCACGCGGAGTGCATCGGCTGCGGGGCGTGCGTGGCCGCCTGCCCCAACGGGGCCGCGATGCTGTTCACCTCCGCCAAGGTCAACCACCTCAACGTGCTGCCGCAGGGCGCGCCCGAGCGGGAGACCCGGGTGCTGGACATGGTGGCGCAGATGGACGACGAGGGGTTCGGCGGCTGCACCCTCGCCGGGGAGTGCGCGACGGCCTGCCCCAAGGGCATCCCGCTGACGTCCATCACCGGCATGAACAGGGAATGGCTGCGGGCGACCCGGAAGGCCGCCAAGCGGTAG
- a CDS encoding GTP-binding protein has protein sequence MRDRPLPVTVLSGFLGAGKTTLLNHVLAGRAGLRVAVVVNDMSEVNIDAALVRGGAAALSRTEERLVELTNGCICCTLRDDLLQEVDRLAREGRFDHLLIESSGISEPMPVAATFAFARDDGATLADVARLDTMVTVVDAANFLTELANGDELDERGLAPYEDDERTVSDLLVDQVEFADVIVLNKLDLVDEEAAGRLRAALTRLNPLARVVSAVHGRVDLNEVLGTGLFDLERAQQAPGWVRELNGDHVPETEEYGISSTVFRSGLPFHQGRLWTFVTEGLDSGRYGRVLRSKGFFTLASRPRVTGLWSQAGAVARFEPSAARDADAPHAQELVFIGTDLDAHALRAALTECLLADGEGTPADDPFPAWDAYGLDDVCEHEHAAR, from the coding sequence GTGCGCGACCGCCCGCTGCCCGTCACCGTCCTGTCCGGGTTCCTCGGGGCCGGCAAGACGACGCTGCTCAACCATGTCCTGGCGGGCCGCGCCGGCCTGCGGGTCGCCGTCGTCGTCAACGACATGAGCGAGGTCAACATCGACGCGGCCCTGGTGCGCGGCGGTGCGGCGGCGCTGTCGCGGACCGAGGAACGGCTGGTGGAGCTCACCAACGGGTGCATCTGCTGCACCCTGCGCGACGACCTGCTCCAGGAGGTCGACCGACTGGCCCGCGAGGGCCGTTTCGACCATCTGCTCATCGAGTCGAGCGGCATCTCCGAACCGATGCCGGTCGCCGCCACCTTCGCGTTCGCGCGCGACGACGGCGCGACCCTGGCGGACGTGGCCCGCCTGGACACCATGGTCACGGTCGTCGACGCGGCGAACTTCCTGACCGAGCTGGCGAACGGCGACGAGCTCGACGAACGCGGCCTCGCCCCGTACGAGGACGACGAGCGCACGGTCAGCGATCTGCTCGTCGACCAGGTCGAGTTCGCGGACGTCATCGTGCTCAACAAACTCGACCTGGTGGACGAGGAGGCGGCCGGCCGGCTGCGGGCCGCGCTCACCCGGCTCAACCCCCTTGCGCGCGTCGTGTCCGCCGTGCACGGCCGGGTGGACCTGAACGAGGTGCTGGGCACCGGTCTGTTCGACCTGGAACGGGCTCAGCAGGCGCCGGGCTGGGTGCGCGAGCTCAACGGCGACCATGTGCCGGAGACCGAGGAGTACGGCATCTCCTCCACGGTGTTCCGCTCCGGACTCCCCTTCCATCAGGGGCGGTTGTGGACCTTCGTCACCGAGGGGCTGGACAGCGGGCGGTACGGGCGCGTCCTGCGCTCCAAGGGGTTCTTCACGCTGGCGAGCCGGCCGCGGGTGACGGGACTGTGGTCCCAGGCCGGCGCGGTGGCCCGGTTCGAGCCGTCCGCCGCGCGGGACGCCGACGCGCCCCACGCGCAGGAGCTGGTGTTCATCGGCACCGACCTGGACGCCCACGCGCTGCGCGCCGCCCTCACGGAGTGTCTGCTGGCCGACGGCGAGGGCACACCGGCCGACGACCCGTTCCCCGCCTGGGACGCCTACGGCCTCGACGACGTCTGCGAGCACGAGCACGCCGCCCGGTAG
- a CDS encoding fumarate reductase/succinate dehydrogenase flavoprotein subunit: protein MSPFPSYAHYTTGEPVVDAKAPSGPVAERWDKRRFEAGLVNPANRRKHTVIVVGTGLAGGSAGATLAEQGYRVVQFCYQDSPRRAHSIAAQGGINAAKNYRNDGDSVHRLFYDTVKGGDFRARESNVHRLAQISVEIIDQCVAQGVPFAREYGGLLDTRSFGGVQVSRTFYARGQTGQQLLLGAYQALSRQIAAGNVEMHPRTEMLDLIVVDGRARGIVARDLITGKIDAYVADAVVLASGGYGNVFYLSTNAMNSNATAIWRAHRRGAYFANPCFTQIHPTCIPRTGDHQSKLTLMSESLRNDGRIWVPKAKGDDRPPNRIPEEERDYYLERVYPSFGNLVPRDIASRAAKNVCDEGKGVGPGGQGVYLDFADAIARLGRKAVEAKYGNLFDMYRRITDEDPYEVPMRIYPAVHYTMGGLWVDYDLQTTVPGLFAIGEANFSDHGANRLGASALMQGLADGYFVLPATVNGYLARTPRQSEVGDEHPAVQEVLAETQDRLHLLLSVDGDRTPDSFHRELGELMWEFCGMARSDAGLRKALERIPQIREEFWRRIRVPGVGEEFNQSLEKANRIVDYLELAELMCLDALHRAESCGGHFREESQTPDGEAARRDDEFAYAAAWEFTGPGEAPVLHKEDLVFEYVHPTQRSYA, encoded by the coding sequence ATGAGTCCCTTCCCCTCCTACGCGCACTACACGACCGGTGAGCCGGTCGTCGACGCCAAGGCCCCGTCCGGCCCCGTCGCCGAGCGGTGGGACAAGCGCCGCTTCGAGGCCGGTCTGGTCAACCCCGCCAACCGGCGCAAGCACACGGTGATCGTCGTCGGCACCGGCCTCGCCGGCGGCTCCGCCGGCGCCACCCTCGCCGAACAGGGCTACCGCGTCGTCCAGTTCTGCTACCAGGACTCCCCACGCCGCGCCCACTCCATCGCCGCGCAGGGCGGCATCAACGCGGCGAAGAACTACCGCAACGACGGCGACTCCGTGCACCGGCTCTTCTACGACACCGTCAAGGGCGGCGACTTCCGGGCCCGGGAGTCCAACGTGCACCGGCTGGCGCAGATCTCCGTCGAGATCATCGACCAGTGCGTCGCGCAGGGCGTGCCCTTCGCCCGCGAGTACGGCGGCCTGCTCGACACCCGCTCGTTCGGCGGCGTGCAGGTCTCGCGGACCTTCTACGCCCGCGGCCAGACGGGGCAGCAACTGCTCCTCGGCGCCTACCAGGCCCTCAGCCGGCAGATCGCCGCCGGCAACGTCGAGATGCACCCGCGCACCGAGATGCTCGACCTGATCGTCGTCGACGGCCGGGCCCGGGGCATCGTGGCCCGGGACCTGATCACCGGGAAGATCGACGCCTACGTCGCGGACGCCGTCGTCCTGGCCAGCGGCGGTTACGGGAACGTCTTCTACCTGTCGACCAACGCCATGAACTCCAACGCCACCGCGATCTGGCGGGCGCACCGCCGTGGCGCCTATTTCGCCAACCCGTGTTTCACCCAGATCCACCCGACCTGCATCCCGCGCACCGGCGACCACCAGTCGAAGCTGACGCTGATGAGCGAGTCGCTGCGCAACGACGGCCGGATCTGGGTGCCGAAGGCCAAGGGCGACGACCGTCCGCCGAACCGGATCCCCGAGGAGGAACGCGACTACTACCTGGAGCGCGTCTACCCCTCCTTCGGCAACCTGGTCCCGCGGGACATCGCCTCCCGCGCCGCCAAGAACGTCTGCGACGAGGGCAAGGGCGTCGGCCCCGGCGGACAGGGCGTGTACCTCGACTTCGCCGACGCCATCGCGCGCCTGGGCCGCAAGGCCGTCGAGGCGAAGTACGGCAACCTCTTCGACATGTACCGGCGGATCACCGACGAGGATCCCTACGAGGTCCCGATGCGGATCTACCCGGCCGTGCACTACACGATGGGCGGACTGTGGGTCGACTACGACCTGCAGACCACCGTTCCCGGCCTGTTCGCGATCGGCGAGGCCAACTTCTCCGACCACGGCGCGAACCGCCTCGGCGCGAGCGCCCTCATGCAGGGCCTCGCCGACGGCTACTTCGTCCTCCCGGCGACCGTCAACGGCTACCTCGCCCGCACCCCGCGGCAGAGTGAGGTGGGCGACGAACACCCCGCCGTCCAGGAGGTGCTGGCCGAGACCCAGGACCGGCTCCACCTGCTCCTGTCCGTCGACGGCGACCGCACCCCCGACTCCTTCCACCGTGAACTCGGCGAACTGATGTGGGAGTTCTGCGGCATGGCCCGCAGCGACGCCGGACTGCGCAAGGCTCTTGAGCGCATCCCGCAGATCCGCGAGGAGTTCTGGCGGCGCATCAGGGTTCCCGGCGTCGGCGAGGAGTTCAACCAGTCACTGGAGAAGGCCAACCGGATCGTCGACTACCTGGAGCTCGCCGAGCTGATGTGCCTCGACGCGCTGCACCGCGCCGAGTCCTGCGGCGGCCACTTCCGCGAGGAGTCTCAGACGCCGGACGGCGAAGCCGCCCGCCGCGACGACGAGTTCGCCTACGCGGCGGCCTGGGAGTTCACCGGGCCGGGCGAGGCCCCCGTGCTGCACAAGGAAGACCTGGTCTTCGAGTACGTCCACCCCACCCAGCGGAGCTACGCATGA
- a CDS encoding extracellular solute-binding protein, which yields MRRRLLALLCVSAALLTSCGVLPGTGGPDRSTVTVWLMKDSASQEFLDRFTADFERGHPDLDLDIRVQEWTGVGDKVEAALESESDDGNGPDVIEVGNTQVPRYVVGRGLLDLTLESAAKWGRDDWLPGLAEPGQQRFHQYGIPWYAANRVVIYRKDLFEQAGVTALPRTRAEWLAATGKLNAAGRQGIYLAGQDWYTLSGFIWDEGGDLATEDGGRWQGALDTKAALRGMDFYRRLQSLGRGPVGADEEHPPQAGVFAAGRVAQIVAVPGLARAVLEQNPALEGELGFFPVPGKSADRPGAVFTGGSDLVVPRNTDVREGAVAVVAALTGARWDTELARTMDYVPNKAKLAGAVAGEEGAAAMAAGAAQGRATPSTPEWAAVEADNPIKGCMTKVLTGADPATEARRAAREITRALTVTS from the coding sequence GTGCGACGTCGCCTCCTCGCCCTCCTCTGCGTGTCCGCCGCCCTTCTGACCTCCTGTGGGGTACTGCCCGGGACGGGGGGACCCGACCGGAGCACGGTCACGGTCTGGCTGATGAAGGACAGCGCCTCGCAGGAGTTCCTGGACCGGTTCACCGCGGACTTCGAACGCGGTCACCCCGACCTCGACCTCGACATCCGCGTCCAGGAGTGGACCGGCGTCGGCGACAAGGTGGAGGCCGCTCTGGAGTCCGAGTCCGACGACGGGAACGGGCCGGACGTCATCGAGGTGGGCAACACCCAGGTCCCGCGGTACGTCGTCGGGCGCGGGCTGCTCGACCTGACACTGGAGTCGGCGGCGAAGTGGGGGAGGGACGACTGGCTGCCCGGTCTCGCCGAACCCGGACAGCAGCGCTTCCACCAGTACGGCATCCCCTGGTACGCCGCCAACCGGGTGGTGATCTACCGCAAGGACCTCTTCGAGCAGGCCGGCGTCACCGCCCTGCCCCGCACCCGCGCCGAGTGGCTCGCCGCCACCGGGAAGCTGAACGCGGCCGGCCGGCAGGGCATCTACCTCGCCGGTCAGGACTGGTACACACTCTCCGGGTTCATCTGGGACGAGGGCGGCGACCTCGCAACCGAGGACGGCGGGCGCTGGCAGGGCGCCCTCGACACGAAGGCCGCCCTGCGCGGCATGGACTTCTACCGGCGCCTCCAGTCGCTCGGCCGGGGCCCGGTCGGCGCCGACGAGGAACATCCGCCCCAGGCGGGGGTGTTCGCCGCGGGCCGGGTGGCGCAGATCGTCGCCGTGCCCGGACTGGCCCGCGCCGTGCTGGAGCAGAACCCCGCCCTGGAGGGCGAGTTGGGCTTCTTCCCGGTGCCCGGCAAGAGCGCGGACCGGCCCGGCGCCGTCTTCACCGGCGGATCCGATCTCGTCGTCCCCCGCAACACCGACGTCCGCGAGGGCGCCGTCGCCGTCGTCGCCGCGCTGACCGGCGCCCGATGGGACACCGAGCTGGCCCGCACCATGGACTACGTGCCCAACAAGGCCAAGCTGGCCGGAGCCGTCGCCGGGGAGGAGGGCGCCGCGGCCATGGCGGCGGGGGCCGCGCAGGGCCGCGCGACCCCCAGCACACCCGAGTGGGCCGCCGTCGAGGCCGACAACCCGATCAAGGGCTGCATGACGAAGGTGCTCACCGGCGCCGACCCGGCGACCGAGGCCCGCCGCGCCGCCCGCGAGATCACCCGGGCGCTGACGGTGACCTCCTGA
- a CDS encoding GNAT family N-acetyltransferase: MTGVSTLDRPQQSTAPARYTVTLARDEDDVRAAQRLRHDVFAGELGATLASAEPGLDVDPFDARCDHLLVRDTHTGQVVGTYRLLPPERAAAAGRLYSDGEFDLGALDAIRPGLVEVGRSCVHPDHRDGAVIGLIWAGIARYMVDHGHAWLAGCCSVPLADGGALAAGVWERVRVKHLAPEEFRVRPLRPWTPSPAASAAAAGRTELPALLRGYVRLGAWVCGEPAHDPDFGVADLYVLLPMSRVDPRYLRHFLSLVAAA, from the coding sequence ATGACCGGCGTTTCCACGCTCGACCGCCCCCAGCAGTCCACGGCACCCGCCCGCTACACCGTCACCCTGGCCCGCGACGAGGACGACGTACGGGCCGCGCAGCGGCTGCGGCACGACGTGTTCGCCGGCGAGCTCGGCGCCACGCTGGCGTCCGCCGAGCCGGGCCTCGACGTCGACCCGTTCGACGCCCGCTGCGACCACCTGCTGGTGCGCGACACGCACACCGGCCAGGTCGTCGGGACCTACCGGCTGCTGCCGCCGGAGCGCGCCGCGGCCGCCGGACGCCTCTACTCGGACGGCGAGTTCGACCTCGGCGCGCTCGACGCGATCCGGCCCGGCCTGGTCGAGGTCGGCCGCTCCTGTGTGCACCCCGACCACCGCGACGGGGCCGTCATCGGCCTCATCTGGGCCGGAATCGCCCGGTACATGGTGGACCACGGCCACGCGTGGCTGGCCGGCTGCTGCTCCGTCCCGCTGGCCGACGGCGGCGCGCTGGCGGCCGGCGTCTGGGAGCGGGTGCGCGTGAAGCACCTGGCGCCCGAGGAGTTCCGGGTGCGCCCGCTGCGGCCGTGGACGCCTTCCCCGGCCGCCTCGGCCGCCGCAGCCGGACGCACCGAGCTGCCCGCCCTGCTGCGTGGCTACGTCCGCCTCGGCGCCTGGGTGTGCGGGGAGCCCGCCCACGACCCCGACTTCGGCGTCGCCGATCTGTACGTGCTGCTGCCGATGAGCCGGGTCGACCCGCGCTACCTGCGGCACTTCCTCTCCCTCGTGGCCGCCGCGTGA
- a CDS encoding succinate dehydrogenase: MARTVWDSSVGKKTVMAVSGMIMLMYLVAHVIGNLKIFFGPAEFNHYAHWLRTVGEPFMHYEWTLWLVRVVLVVAVIAHAVSAYQLSRRDLRARPTGYVHRKPRASYATRTMRWGGIILALFIVWHILDLTTGTAHSGGFQEGHPYQNVVDTFSTWYGNAVYTVAMLALGLHVRHGFWSAAQTLGVGSRTRDRALKIFADVLALLLTAGFLAVPVGVMTGVVS, from the coding sequence ATGGCGCGCACCGTGTGGGACTCCTCCGTCGGCAAGAAGACGGTGATGGCCGTCAGCGGCATGATCATGCTGATGTACCTGGTCGCCCATGTCATCGGCAACCTCAAGATCTTCTTCGGCCCGGCGGAGTTCAACCACTACGCCCACTGGCTGCGCACGGTCGGCGAACCGTTCATGCACTACGAGTGGACGCTCTGGCTCGTACGCGTCGTGCTGGTCGTCGCGGTGATCGCCCACGCCGTCTCCGCGTACCAGCTCAGCCGCCGCGACCTCAGAGCGCGGCCCACCGGGTACGTGCACAGGAAGCCGCGGGCGAGCTACGCCACCCGCACCATGCGCTGGGGCGGCATCATCCTCGCCCTGTTCATCGTGTGGCACATCCTCGACCTGACCACCGGCACCGCGCACAGCGGCGGCTTCCAGGAGGGCCACCCGTACCAGAACGTCGTGGACACCTTCTCCACCTGGTACGGGAACGCCGTCTACACCGTGGCGATGCTCGCCCTCGGCCTGCACGTGCGGCACGGCTTCTGGAGCGCGGCCCAGACCCTCGGCGTCGGCAGCCGCACCCGCGACCGCGCCCTCAAGATCTTCGCCGACGTCCTCGCACTGCTGCTCACGGCCGGATTCCTCGCCGTGCCCGTGGGCGTCATGACCGGAGTGGTGAGCTGA